In the genome of Gloeotrichia echinulata CP02, one region contains:
- a CDS encoding NF041680 family putative transposase, translating into MKRARLEEFRQLAYKHLGRAKDATFELTDAILLTRNVYSLADLSLSPVFRRKWSSIYEALQDSRPQRQKLMQLYIKQMPVEGRPLLAGDHTNWSRPDAVTLQERTYEHSGTSIAGNKPITIGQGYSTIAWIPEDSGSWALPLRHERITSGESPISKAIWQLKQVCKYLPTRAISVWDSEYGCAPFVLKTASIPADILVRLRSNLCLWGEPEAYSGKGRPKKHGSKFKLNESTTWSDAESVLELDDPKLQRVRVSLWKNLHFRKAAARPMLLIRVERLDAQGNERVSKPLWLAWVGEEMPPLEEVWCLYLRRFTVDHWYRFLKQRLHWTAPKLSTPKQCERWSDLMPLMTWELWLARDIVTDNPLPWQKSLDNLTPGRVAQAMGGVFAVIGTPALPPKPRGKSPGWEAGKKRHRKNRCPIVKKTVTRPRKEPSVAV; encoded by the coding sequence ATGAAACGTGCCAGACTTGAAGAGTTTCGTCAATTAGCTTACAAACATTTAGGTAGAGCCAAAGACGCGACATTTGAATTAACAGATGCCATATTGCTGACCCGGAATGTTTACTCCTTAGCCGACTTATCTTTATCACCAGTATTTAGACGCAAGTGGTCAAGTATCTATGAGGCGCTACAAGATAGCCGACCGCAGCGACAGAAATTAATGCAGTTATACATCAAACAAATGCCAGTAGAGGGGCGTCCACTTTTGGCTGGAGATCATACTAACTGGTCGCGTCCGGATGCCGTAACACTGCAAGAGAGAACTTATGAGCATAGTGGCACATCCATAGCAGGAAATAAACCGATTACCATTGGTCAAGGATACAGTACAATTGCTTGGATACCAGAGGATTCCGGTAGTTGGGCATTACCTTTGAGACATGAACGGATCACAAGTGGGGAAAGTCCAATCTCAAAAGCGATTTGGCAACTAAAACAGGTGTGTAAATATTTACCCACCAGAGCGATTTCAGTTTGGGATAGTGAATATGGGTGTGCGCCTTTTGTCTTAAAAACTGCCAGTATTCCCGCAGATATTTTGGTACGATTGCGCTCAAATCTTTGTTTATGGGGTGAGCCTGAAGCTTATTCGGGTAAGGGACGTCCCAAGAAACACGGGTCTAAATTCAAACTTAATGAATCCACGACATGGAGTGATGCAGAATCTGTTTTAGAATTGGATGATCCGAAACTACAACGAGTAAGGGTTAGCCTCTGGAAGAATTTACATTTTCGTAAAGCGGCAGCGCGTCCGATGTTACTCATTAGGGTTGAACGTCTCGACGCACAAGGCAATGAACGAGTGTCCAAACCTTTGTGGTTAGCTTGGGTTGGAGAAGAAATGCCACCACTAGAGGAAGTTTGGTGTCTTTACTTGCGTCGCTTTACCGTTGACCACTGGTATCGTTTTTTGAAACAACGCTTACATTGGACTGCGCCCAAGTTAAGTACTCCTAAGCAGTGTGAGCGCTGGAGTGACCTAATGCCTCTAATGACTTGGGAATTGTGGTTAGCCCGTGATATCGTGACTGATAATCCTTTACCTTGGCAGAAGTCACTCGATAATTTGACTCCTGGACGAGTCGCTCAAGCTATGGGTGGAGTTTTTGCGGTGATTGGTACTCCAGCCCTTCCACCCAAACCTCGCGGAAAGTCCCCTGGTTGGGAAGCAGGAAAAAAGCGCCACCGTAAAAACCGATGCCCGATTGTAAAAAAAACCGTAACACGACCACGTAAAGAGCCATCAGTTGCGGTTTAA
- a CDS encoding Nramp family divalent metal transporter — MTRPENRPSLPENYRSIKIPNGKGFWRKMLAYAGPGYLVSVGYMDPGNWVTDIVGGSRFGYTLLSVILLSNLMAILLQSLCVRLGVATGKDLAQACRDYFSQKVNFTLWVLCEIAIAACDLAELLGSAIALQLLFGIPLVWGVCITALDVLALLLLHHKGFRYTEALITMSVATIGICFIAQVVFSKPDMKGILLGYLPKAEILQNPEMLYIAIGILGATVMPHNLYLHSSIVQTRDWEPTTEKRWEAIKFGIIDSTFALSLALFINSAILIVSAATFHFSGHQNVAELQDAYKLLSPLLGVSAASAIFGIALLASGQSSTLTATLAGQIVMEGFLEFRLPSWLRRLVSRMLAIVPALMTIIIFGEHSTSRLIVLSQVILSLQLPFAVIPLVMFTSNRRLMGEFVNPLWLKFLAWGVAIVIVMLNVWLLLRSIFG, encoded by the coding sequence ATGACTCGTCCCGAAAATCGCCCCAGTCTCCCTGAAAACTACCGCAGTATTAAAATTCCTAACGGTAAAGGCTTTTGGCGCAAAATGCTGGCCTATGCAGGGCCTGGGTATCTGGTTTCAGTTGGATATATGGACCCAGGAAACTGGGTAACAGATATTGTTGGCGGTTCTAGGTTTGGCTATACCCTGTTGTCAGTAATTCTGCTGTCGAACCTGATGGCGATATTGTTGCAATCGCTGTGTGTACGCTTGGGTGTTGCTACGGGGAAAGATTTAGCCCAGGCTTGTCGAGACTATTTCAGTCAAAAGGTGAACTTTACTTTGTGGGTACTGTGTGAGATTGCGATCGCCGCTTGTGACTTAGCAGAACTACTAGGAAGTGCGATCGCCCTGCAACTTTTATTCGGTATTCCTTTAGTATGGGGAGTGTGCATCACTGCCCTGGATGTCCTGGCATTGCTATTGTTGCATCATAAAGGTTTTCGCTATACAGAAGCCTTGATAACAATGTCGGTAGCAACCATCGGCATCTGTTTCATAGCACAAGTTGTGTTTTCCAAGCCCGATATGAAGGGGATTTTGTTAGGATATCTGCCCAAGGCAGAAATTTTACAAAATCCGGAAATGCTCTACATTGCCATTGGCATTTTAGGCGCAACAGTGATGCCCCACAACCTATATTTACATTCTTCTATTGTCCAAACCCGTGATTGGGAACCTACTACTGAAAAAAGATGGGAAGCGATCAAATTCGGCATAATTGATTCAACTTTTGCGCTGTCGTTGGCACTGTTTATCAACTCAGCAATTTTAATTGTTTCAGCTGCAACATTTCATTTTTCCGGTCATCAGAATGTAGCAGAACTACAAGATGCATACAAACTGCTGTCACCATTGTTAGGCGTTAGTGCTGCAAGTGCCATTTTTGGAATAGCCTTACTTGCTTCTGGTCAAAGTTCCACACTGACTGCAACCCTGGCTGGACAGATTGTGATGGAAGGTTTTTTAGAATTTCGCCTTCCATCATGGTTACGGCGTCTAGTTAGCCGCATGTTAGCGATCGTTCCAGCCTTGATGACAATTATTATCTTTGGAGAACATAGTACCAGTCGTCTTATCGTTCTCAGTCAGGTTATACTGAGCTTACAGTTACCGTTTGCAGTGATTCCATTGGTGATGTTTACTAGCAACCGTCGCTTAATGGGTGAGTTTGTCAATCCCTTATGGCTCAAATTTTTAGCTTGGGGAGTTGCTATTGTTATCGTCATGCTCAATGTTTGGTTGTTATTACGAAGTATTTTTGGTTAA